A section of the Deinobacterium chartae genome encodes:
- a CDS encoding antibiotic biosynthesis monooxygenase family protein: protein MFVTMNRLFVNPEFHAAFEENFRHRAGAVDGMPGFVRNQVLRPAQEGQPYVVVTTWESREHFEGWVNSDAFRQGHARSGSLPREAFSAPSSLETFEVLLDTQG from the coding sequence ATGTTTGTAACCATGAACCGTTTGTTCGTCAACCCCGAGTTCCACGCGGCCTTCGAGGAGAACTTTCGTCACCGCGCCGGTGCGGTAGATGGCATGCCCGGCTTCGTGCGCAACCAGGTGCTGCGCCCCGCGCAAGAGGGTCAGCCGTACGTGGTGGTGACCACCTGGGAGAGCCGCGAGCACTTCGAGGGCTGGGTCAACTCGGATGCTTTCCGCCAGGGACACGCGCGCAGCGGCAGCCTGCCGCGCGAGGCCTTCAGCGCGCCCAGCAGCCTCGAGACCTTCGAGGTGCTGCTCGATACCCAGGGCTGA
- a CDS encoding manganese catalase family protein, whose protein sequence is MFYHDRRLQYTVRVEKPDPVFAKMLQQAIGGIEGEIRVCLQYLFQAWGNRGPVKYRDMLLETGTEEIGHIEMLATAVALNLEGAPSRLQEEMAAQNPLVNAVLGGMDPRHYLSSGLAAMAADANGVPFNGSWVVASGNLAADMYANVMAESTGRLLATRLYNMTDDPGMRDMLAFLIARDTMHQNQWLAVLEELGGPAAHPIPNSFPQEQEVNEVAYSFISTHRDQNLEDAPQGRWTQGPSIDGKGQFELRPHQAYGQEPRLGPPRPDAFAQTEQMQPQAAVPPTRE, encoded by the coding sequence GTGTTTTATCATGACCGCAGACTTCAGTACACCGTACGTGTGGAAAAACCTGATCCGGTCTTTGCCAAGATGCTGCAGCAGGCCATCGGCGGCATCGAGGGCGAGATCCGGGTGTGCCTGCAGTACCTGTTCCAGGCCTGGGGTAACCGTGGCCCGGTCAAGTACCGTGACATGCTGCTCGAGACCGGCACCGAGGAGATCGGACACATCGAGATGCTGGCCACGGCCGTGGCCCTCAACCTCGAGGGAGCTCCCAGCCGCCTGCAGGAGGAGATGGCCGCGCAAAACCCCCTGGTGAACGCGGTGCTGGGCGGCATGGATCCGCGCCACTACCTGTCCAGCGGCCTGGCGGCCATGGCTGCCGATGCCAACGGTGTGCCGTTCAACGGTTCGTGGGTGGTGGCCAGCGGGAACCTGGCCGCCGACATGTACGCCAACGTCATGGCCGAATCCACCGGACGGCTGCTCGCGACCCGGCTCTACAACATGACCGACGATCCGGGCATGCGTGACATGCTGGCTTTCTTAATCGCCCGCGACACCATGCACCAAAACCAGTGGCTGGCGGTGCTCGAGGAACTGGGCGGCCCGGCCGCGCACCCGATCCCCAACTCGTTCCCGCAGGAACAGGAGGTGAACGAGGTCGCCTACAGCTTTATCTCCACCCACCGCGACCAGAACCTCGAGGATGCCCCGCAGGGCCGTTGGACCCAGGGACCTTCGATCGACGGCAAGGGGCAGTTTGAACTGCGCCCGCACCAGGCCTACGGCCAGGAACCGCGCCTGGGTCCGCCGCGTCCGGACGCCTTTGCTCAGACAGAACAGATGCAGCCGCAGGCGGCGGTGCCTCCGACCCGCGAATAG
- a CDS encoding SDR family NAD(P)-dependent oxidoreductase has protein sequence MSDFDGKSVIVTGAATGIGRAIAELFYARGARLVLLDRDPLGEVAKALNAVPLEGDLRDATVRERAVALAQERWGRLDVLVNNAADSAPGSVLEVDLPDFERVLATNLVAPMDLAARAARAMRAGSAIVNIASVQGLFAEQGNVAYNASKGGLINLTRSLALDLAPRGIRVNAVAPGAIATASLLQAIESSRDPDRTRRDWEDLHALRRLGEPLEVAQVVAFLASDAASFVTGAVLPVDGGMTASFMMAGRPV, from the coding sequence ATGAGCGATTTTGACGGAAAAAGCGTGATCGTCACCGGGGCCGCGACCGGAATCGGTCGCGCCATCGCCGAACTGTTTTACGCGCGTGGCGCGCGGCTGGTCCTGCTGGACCGCGACCCCCTGGGGGAGGTCGCAAAGGCGCTGAACGCCGTGCCCCTCGAGGGAGACCTGCGCGACGCCACGGTGCGCGAGCGCGCGGTGGCCCTGGCGCAGGAGCGCTGGGGCCGGCTCGATGTGTTGGTCAACAACGCGGCCGACAGCGCGCCGGGCTCGGTCCTGGAGGTGGACCTGCCGGACTTCGAGCGGGTGCTGGCCACCAACCTGGTGGCCCCGATGGACCTGGCCGCACGGGCTGCGCGAGCGATGCGCGCAGGAAGCGCGATCGTGAACATCGCCTCGGTGCAGGGCCTGTTCGCCGAGCAGGGCAACGTGGCCTACAACGCGTCCAAGGGCGGCCTGATCAATCTGACCCGTTCGCTGGCCCTGGACCTGGCGCCGCGCGGCATTCGGGTGAACGCGGTGGCCCCGGGGGCTATTGCGACCGCCTCGCTTCTGCAGGCCATCGAGAGCAGCCGTGACCCCGACCGCACCCGCCGGGACTGGGAGGACCTGCACGCCCTTCGGCGGCTGGGCGAGCCGCTCGAGGTGGCGCAGGTCGTGGCTTTCTTGGCTTCGGACGCGGCTTCGTTCGTGACCGGGGCAGTGCTGCCGGTGGACGGGGGCATGACCGCCTCGTTCATGATGGCGGGAAGGCCAGTTTAG
- a CDS encoding tetratricopeptide repeat protein produces the protein MKQVLIAVTLSLAALSPAAPALAQATTSVQSVQSEREAALKSDPPVVANPRWKALIASAEALVQSNPQNAAALRLRAQIYNDVKWWIKAEEAWRALEASGAELTAADRRAYATALQNLGYSALTRSNRDIEEALRYFRAASRIDPSFVEARYQEAQVLLETGRTAESRAVWQAILQQNPSDKRAQYFVGVTERLADYGPDAARNFAQGYAAYEAGDKRRAQTLFKASTTASANFVEGWRYYARTSFELGDMAGAVEGYSKVVGLEGNNNQNAYWLKYAQEAQRYGLEGVKAYRQGYSLYSAGDKRGAEAAFVRATQLSPQYQQAWAWLGRTRLELGNTAGAVAAYEQAVKLDPNDAAAAYALRRARAAQ, from the coding sequence ATGAAGCAAGTCCTGATCGCCGTTACCCTCAGCCTTGCCGCCCTCTCCCCCGCCGCACCCGCGCTCGCCCAGGCCACCACCAGCGTCCAGAGCGTTCAGAGCGAACGCGAAGCCGCCCTGAAGTCCGACCCGCCGGTGGTCGCCAATCCCCGCTGGAAGGCCCTGATCGCCTCGGCCGAAGCCCTGGTCCAGAGCAACCCGCAAAATGCCGCTGCGCTGCGGCTACGCGCCCAGATCTACAACGACGTGAAGTGGTGGATCAAGGCCGAGGAGGCCTGGCGCGCCCTCGAGGCCAGCGGAGCCGAACTGACCGCCGCCGACCGCCGCGCCTACGCCACCGCCTTGCAGAACCTGGGGTACAGCGCCCTGACCCGCTCGAACCGCGACATCGAGGAGGCGCTGCGCTACTTCCGGGCGGCCTCGAGGATCGACCCGTCGTTCGTGGAGGCACGCTACCAGGAAGCGCAGGTGCTGCTCGAGACGGGACGCACCGCCGAATCCCGCGCGGTGTGGCAGGCGATCTTGCAGCAGAACCCGAGCGATAAGCGCGCCCAATACTTTGTGGGCGTCACCGAACGCCTGGCCGATTACGGTCCGGACGCCGCCCGCAACTTTGCCCAGGGCTACGCCGCCTACGAAGCGGGCGACAAACGCCGCGCGCAAACGCTGTTCAAGGCCTCCACCACCGCCTCGGCCAACTTTGTGGAAGGCTGGCGCTACTACGCCCGCACCTCGTTCGAACTCGGTGACATGGCCGGCGCCGTCGAAGGATACAGCAAGGTCGTAGGCCTCGAGGGCAACAACAACCAGAACGCCTACTGGCTCAAATACGCCCAGGAAGCGCAGCGTTACGGCCTCGAGGGCGTCAAGGCCTACCGCCAGGGCTACAGCCTCTACAGCGCGGGCGACAAGCGCGGCGCCGAAGCCGCGTTCGTTCGCGCCACCCAACTGAGCCCGCAGTACCAGCAGGCCTGGGCGTGGCTGGGCCGCACCCGCCTCGAGCTGGGGAACACTGCGGGCGCGGTAGCGGCTTACGAGCAGGCCGTGAAACTCGACCCGAACGACGCGGCGGCCGCGTACGCCCTGCGCCGCGCGCGGGCCGCACAGTAA
- a CDS encoding PulJ/GspJ family protein, protein MKRAGVTLVELLVALGVLGILLVAAGRYFASSTDLSFAARARAEVLSELQTAQAIIAARARQAAFVYPEFAELTLSNSGYTTRNPLTDGYVWKISDGLMLAMILPPENRAQPCGGGNTSGCFMFYAYYPVKRSALMKAAPLLRPVDDPLNQGSWVLMEYRAAYDSPPGYERGAPLPPVPTGQQGRMLAEYLSPVGAPGYPRLFLTEGEHRPDDEGNPALQPDGNPNTWVFRVHSWLSGERSLGAQTARVPRQGALEQDIFVRNTLLR, encoded by the coding sequence ATGAAACGCGCTGGAGTTACGCTGGTTGAACTGTTGGTTGCGCTGGGCGTTCTGGGAATTTTGCTGGTGGCTGCGGGGCGCTACTTCGCCAGTTCCACGGACCTTTCGTTTGCCGCGCGTGCGCGGGCCGAGGTGCTGTCCGAACTGCAGACCGCGCAGGCCATCATTGCGGCGCGCGCGCGGCAGGCCGCTTTCGTTTACCCCGAATTCGCCGAGCTGACGCTGAGCAACTCGGGCTACACCACCCGTAACCCCCTGACCGACGGTTACGTCTGGAAGATCTCCGACGGGCTGATGCTGGCCATGATCCTGCCGCCCGAGAACCGCGCGCAGCCGTGCGGTGGCGGCAACACCTCGGGGTGTTTCATGTTCTACGCCTACTACCCGGTCAAGCGCAGCGCCCTGATGAAGGCGGCTCCGCTGCTGCGCCCGGTGGATGACCCGCTCAACCAGGGCAGTTGGGTGCTGATGGAGTACCGTGCGGCCTACGACTCCCCCCCGGGCTACGAGCGTGGCGCGCCGCTTCCACCGGTTCCGACCGGGCAGCAGGGTCGCATGCTGGCCGAGTACCTGAGCCCGGTGGGAGCGCCCGGATACCCCCGGCTGTTCTTGACCGAAGGCGAGCATCGCCCGGACGATGAGGGCAATCCGGCCTTGCAGCCCGATGGCAACCCCAACACCTGGGTGTTCCGGGTGCACAGCTGGCTGAGCGGAGAGCGCAGCCTGGGCGCACAGACCGCCCGGGTACCCCGCCAGGGCGCCCTGGAACAGGACATTTTTGTCCGCAACACCCTGCTGCGCTGA
- a CDS encoding prepilin-type N-terminal cleavage/methylation domain-containing protein: MNRRQSGLTLVELLIALTLLALLVVSVTGTLVLAFRMNRASGIQIRDTSRVLAVAEQVRGQWRDARRYDAQCLQGVTAQNLEGLEVKVEALGWDLAVKESGGLVLGCPGADEKVDAEFRPLKRVTLVVPGEPQASLVLEVARGTE; the protein is encoded by the coding sequence ATGAACAGGCGCCAGAGCGGACTGACGCTGGTCGAACTGTTGATCGCGCTCACCTTGCTTGCGCTGCTGGTGGTCAGCGTGACCGGAACGCTGGTACTGGCCTTCCGCATGAACCGCGCCTCGGGCATTCAGATTCGGGATACCTCCAGGGTGCTGGCCGTGGCCGAGCAGGTGCGGGGACAGTGGCGCGACGCGCGCCGTTACGACGCCCAGTGCCTGCAGGGCGTGACCGCGCAGAACCTCGAGGGCCTCGAGGTCAAGGTGGAAGCCCTGGGTTGGGATCTGGCCGTGAAAGAATCGGGTGGGCTCGTGCTGGGCTGCCCGGGAGCGGACGAGAAGGTGGATGCCGAATTCCGACCGCTCAAGCGGGTGACCCTGGTGGTTCCCGGCGAGCCGCAGGCGTCTTTGGTGCTGGAAGTCGCGCGGGGGACCGAATGA
- a CDS encoding pilus assembly FimT family protein, which yields MKRFAAQGLTLIELLVWVVIVGILATWTGLAAIEGIRRGELRQAAQQVAADLQQLRGKAQRYNRIATFAIGSKDQKPQTQGQAYRFGLAGEEATERRLPAGIRLEASQPLEIEYTPPFGELSGVQAHRLVLRHPGAPHLLGSVRVTGVTGKVMVDKVIAK from the coding sequence GTGAAACGCTTCGCGGCGCAGGGCCTCACCCTGATCGAACTGCTGGTGTGGGTGGTCATCGTGGGCATTCTTGCCACCTGGACGGGCCTGGCCGCCATCGAGGGTATCCGGCGCGGGGAACTGCGGCAGGCGGCCCAGCAGGTCGCCGCTGACCTGCAGCAGTTGCGCGGCAAGGCGCAGCGCTACAACCGCATCGCCACCTTCGCGATCGGCAGCAAGGACCAGAAGCCGCAAACCCAGGGGCAGGCGTACCGCTTCGGGCTGGCCGGTGAGGAAGCCACCGAGCGCCGGCTGCCTGCCGGAATTCGCCTCGAGGCGTCGCAGCCCCTCGAGATCGAGTACACTCCGCCGTTCGGTGAGCTGTCCGGAGTCCAGGCGCACCGCCTCGTGCTGCGGCATCCGGGGGCGCCGCATCTGCTCGGAAGCGTTCGGGTGACCGGGGTGACCGGCAAGGTCATGGTGGACAAGGTGATCGCGAAATGA
- a CDS encoding DNA topoisomerase IB has protein sequence MTTPEDTLRGTQALQEEYYRREGHTPETFRYFYPDGSELTDLEQIARLNRLAVPPAYRDVYLSPDPDAELQAFGRDAAGRLQYRYHPDFLEASAFRKWERLLRFSRQLPQLRQNTLVDLRRSGLPPRKVMALMTRLLYVARFRVGSDAYVRAHKTYGLTTLRKRHVRVDGNTVEFRFRGKHGILQHKLTTDRTLASNIERLLELRGVWLFQGLEENGSICRVRSHDLNAYLREVMGPFTAKDFRTWGGTLLAAEFLAEVGPAASEREAKKHLSACVRCVAEDLGNTPAVVRAHYVSPYIFDQYLRGKVLDDFEPRTSRAIGALEGLSRSEQALARLLEASIREERRKRRKS, from the coding sequence ATGACCACCCCAGAAGACACCCTGCGCGGAACGCAGGCACTGCAGGAGGAGTACTACCGCCGCGAAGGACACACGCCGGAGACCTTCCGGTACTTTTACCCGGACGGCAGCGAGCTGACCGACCTCGAGCAGATCGCACGCCTGAACCGGCTGGCGGTTCCCCCCGCCTACCGGGACGTATACCTCTCCCCGGACCCGGACGCCGAACTGCAGGCTTTCGGGCGCGACGCGGCCGGGCGGCTGCAGTACCGCTACCACCCGGATTTCCTCGAGGCCTCGGCCTTCCGCAAGTGGGAGCGGCTGCTGCGGTTCTCGCGCCAGCTGCCGCAGCTGCGGCAGAACACGCTGGTGGACCTGCGGCGCAGCGGCCTGCCGCCGCGCAAGGTGATGGCGCTGATGACCCGCCTGCTGTACGTGGCGCGTTTCCGGGTGGGGTCCGACGCTTACGTGCGCGCGCACAAGACCTACGGCCTGACCACGCTGCGCAAGCGCCACGTGCGGGTGGACGGCAACACGGTGGAGTTCCGTTTTCGCGGCAAGCACGGAATTTTGCAGCACAAGCTGACCACCGACCGCACGCTGGCCAGCAACATCGAGCGTCTGCTGGAACTGCGCGGCGTGTGGCTGTTTCAGGGCCTCGAGGAGAACGGCAGCATCTGCCGGGTGCGTTCGCACGACCTCAACGCTTACCTGCGCGAGGTGATGGGCCCGTTTACCGCCAAGGACTTTCGTACCTGGGGCGGCACGCTGCTCGCCGCCGAATTCCTGGCCGAGGTAGGCCCAGCGGCCAGCGAGCGCGAGGCCAAAAAGCACCTGAGTGCCTGCGTGCGCTGCGTGGCCGAGGACCTGGGCAACACTCCGGCGGTGGTGCGGGCGCACTACGTCAGCCCGTACATCTTCGACCAGTACCTGCGCGGCAAGGTCCTCGACGATTTCGAGCCGCGCACCAGCCGTGCCATCGGGGCGCTCGAGGGTCTGAGCCGTTCGGAGCAGGCCCTGGCCCGCCTGCTCGAGGCCTCGATCCGTGAGGAGCGCCGCAAACGCCGCAAGAGCTGA
- a CDS encoding DUF790 family protein has product MLPSELLMLRYRGEELVPKRLELSERSRAMAREIIDLYAESVGRPKFEIEERLELLEGEDTDYRVKRGLAHLAETAFAQLEVRSPLEPQALRERVFSASAGRAGDPAARARALAAVAEDLAAEGLPSSGAALQEALYADLPENHILTAFEPPEPDALLHRYNLAQAQGVLYRAFELVITAHRNDPGEYKQLFRYVKLFGLMTTIEGDADHGFTLTLDGPTSLFRPSTRYGLSMAKLLPALLNVSRWSLTATLRPRRDDPNAPETARFTLDSDCGLVSHYRKDHKFDSILEEAFAARFEAARTEWQLEREVDLVPLPGSAMIPDFRLVHPDGRSYLLEIVGYWRPEYLRRKFAQVARSGRSDLILAVSERLNLEGAGVRVSELPPGVKLVWFKGKLDPKAVLAALEG; this is encoded by the coding sequence GTGCTGCCCTCGGAACTGCTGATGCTGCGCTACCGCGGCGAGGAACTCGTACCCAAGCGCCTCGAGCTCAGCGAGCGCAGCCGCGCCATGGCCCGCGAGATCATCGACCTGTACGCCGAGAGCGTCGGGCGGCCCAAGTTCGAGATCGAAGAGCGCCTCGAGCTGCTCGAGGGCGAGGACACCGACTACCGGGTCAAGCGCGGGCTGGCGCACCTCGCCGAGACCGCGTTCGCGCAGCTCGAGGTGCGCAGCCCGCTCGAGCCGCAGGCGCTGCGCGAGCGGGTGTTTTCTGCCTCGGCCGGACGGGCCGGCGACCCCGCAGCGCGGGCGCGCGCCCTGGCGGCGGTGGCCGAGGACCTCGCCGCCGAGGGGCTGCCGAGCTCGGGAGCGGCGCTGCAGGAGGCGCTGTACGCCGATCTGCCCGAGAACCACATCCTGACCGCCTTCGAGCCGCCCGAGCCGGACGCGCTGCTGCACCGTTACAACCTCGCTCAGGCGCAGGGCGTGCTGTACCGCGCCTTCGAGCTGGTCATCACCGCGCACCGCAACGACCCGGGCGAGTACAAGCAACTGTTCCGCTACGTCAAGCTGTTCGGTCTGATGACCACCATCGAGGGCGACGCGGACCACGGCTTCACCCTGACCCTCGACGGCCCTACCAGCCTGTTCCGGCCCTCCACCCGCTACGGCCTGAGCATGGCCAAGCTGTTGCCCGCGCTGCTCAACGTCTCGCGCTGGAGCCTGACTGCCACCTTGCGGCCGCGCCGCGACGACCCCAACGCGCCCGAGACGGCCCGCTTCACGCTCGACTCGGACTGCGGCCTGGTCAGCCACTACCGCAAGGACCACAAGTTCGACTCGATCCTCGAGGAGGCCTTCGCCGCCCGCTTCGAGGCCGCCCGGACCGAGTGGCAGCTCGAGCGCGAGGTGGACCTGGTTCCGCTGCCCGGATCGGCCATGATTCCCGACTTCCGACTGGTGCACCCGGACGGGCGCAGCTACCTGCTCGAGATCGTCGGGTACTGGCGGCCCGAGTACCTGAGGCGCAAGTTCGCCCAGGTGGCGCGCTCGGGCCGCAGTGACCTGATTCTGGCGGTGTCCGAGCGCCTCAACCTCGAAGGCGCGGGCGTGCGGGTCTCGGAGTTGCCGCCCGGCGTGAAGCTGGTGTGGTTCAAGGGCAAACTCGACCCCAAGGCGGTGCTGGCCGCGCTCGAGGGATAA
- a CDS encoding DEAD/DEAH box helicase: MARPSTLTFDRGTLVLHPPPKARSWLEHCTWDDRVERFRAPAQAYRPLLEGLRAEGVTVLDRAAAFVPLEIGPAAHPEPFVHQREALEAWTAAEGRGVVVLPTGAGKTLVAQLALRQVARSTLIVVPTLDLMQQWYAGLLAAFPGLEVGLLGGGSRDDTPLLVATYDSAAIHAERLGNRYGLLIFDECHHLPADFSRVIAEYAIAPWRLGLSATPERADQRHEDLAALIGPTVYRRSPGELAGQALADYREERILATLSDDERARYDALIEKRNRFLAEQNIRLGSLEGWQRFVKASGRSRAGRAAMLAHREARGIAFGTESKLRVLAELLARHAGERTLIFTDDNAAVYRVSREFLVPAITHRTPVKERHANLERFRDGRYPVLVTSRVLNEGVDVPEASVAIVLSGTATVREYVQRLGRILRRQEGKTAVLYEVVAENTAEENVSRRRRGEEPLGASVQPPAPARPVPHLEADETPVVPVRWEDF; the protein is encoded by the coding sequence ATGGCCAGACCATCTACCCTTACCTTTGATCGCGGTACCCTGGTGCTGCACCCTCCACCCAAGGCCCGTAGCTGGCTCGAACACTGCACCTGGGACGACCGGGTCGAACGTTTCCGCGCCCCGGCCCAGGCTTACCGCCCGCTGCTCGAGGGGCTGCGGGCCGAAGGAGTCACGGTGCTCGACCGCGCCGCCGCGTTTGTGCCCCTCGAGATCGGTCCCGCCGCCCACCCCGAACCCTTCGTGCACCAGCGCGAAGCCCTCGAGGCCTGGACCGCGGCCGAGGGACGCGGCGTGGTGGTGCTGCCCACCGGGGCCGGAAAGACCCTGGTGGCCCAGTTGGCGCTGCGCCAGGTGGCGCGCTCCACCCTGATCGTCGTTCCCACGCTCGACCTGATGCAGCAGTGGTACGCCGGGCTGCTCGCGGCCTTTCCGGGCCTCGAGGTGGGCCTGCTGGGCGGCGGCTCACGCGACGACACTCCGCTGCTGGTCGCCACCTACGACTCGGCGGCGATCCATGCCGAGCGGCTGGGCAACCGCTACGGCCTGCTGATCTTCGACGAGTGCCACCACCTGCCCGCCGACTTCAGCCGCGTGATCGCCGAGTACGCCATCGCGCCCTGGCGGCTGGGCCTGAGTGCGACCCCCGAGCGTGCCGACCAGCGCCACGAGGACCTAGCCGCCCTGATCGGCCCCACCGTGTACCGCCGCAGCCCCGGCGAACTGGCCGGGCAGGCCCTGGCCGACTACCGCGAGGAACGCATCCTGGCCACGCTCAGCGACGACGAGCGCGCCCGTTACGACGCGCTGATCGAGAAACGCAACCGTTTTCTGGCCGAACAGAACATCCGGCTGGGCAGCCTCGAGGGCTGGCAGCGCTTCGTGAAGGCCAGCGGCCGCTCGCGCGCCGGGCGCGCGGCCATGCTGGCCCACCGCGAGGCGCGCGGCATCGCTTTTGGCACCGAGTCCAAGCTGCGCGTGCTGGCCGAACTGCTCGCCCGGCATGCCGGGGAACGCACCCTGATCTTCACCGACGACAACGCCGCCGTGTACCGCGTCTCGCGCGAGTTCCTGGTGCCCGCCATCACCCACCGCACCCCGGTCAAGGAACGCCACGCCAACCTCGAGCGCTTCCGCGATGGCCGCTACCCGGTGCTGGTCACCAGCCGGGTGCTGAACGAGGGCGTGGACGTGCCCGAGGCCTCGGTGGCGATCGTGCTCTCGGGCACGGCGACCGTGCGCGAGTACGTGCAGCGCCTGGGCCGGATCCTGCGGCGGCAGGAAGGAAAAACCGCCGTTCTGTACGAGGTGGTGGCCGAGAACACCGCCGAGGAGAACGTCTCGCGCCGCAGGCGCGGTGAGGAACCGCTCGGGGCATCGGTCCAGCCGCCTGCACCCGCCCGCCCGGTCCCGCACCTCGAGGCCGACGAAACCCCGGTTGTTCCGGTGCGCTGGGAGGACTTCTAG
- a CDS encoding metal-sensitive transcriptional regulator, with translation MTTSAETDKAKLLNRLRRLEGQVRGLSKMIEEDRPCQEILTLLSGVRSALEATGDLILEQYLESCQAGLQSGQTDPAELVRTLRLARR, from the coding sequence ATGACCACATCTGCCGAAACAGACAAAGCCAAGCTGCTTAACCGCCTGCGCCGCCTCGAGGGACAGGTGCGTGGCCTGAGCAAAATGATCGAGGAAGACCGTCCCTGCCAGGAGATCTTGACCCTGCTTTCCGGCGTGCGCAGCGCCCTCGAGGCGACCGGAGACCTGATCCTCGAGCAGTACCTCGAGAGCTGCCAGGCCGGGTTGCAGAGCGGCCAGACCGATCCGGCCGAGCTGGTACGGACGCTCCGGTTGGCACGCAGGTAA
- a CDS encoding MBL fold metallo-hydrolase, giving the protein MFFERIFDPDLAQASFIVGDAGSREVAVIDPGRDPTPYLELLSAQRLRLRAVLETHVHADYLSGARELADLTGAALYLSAEGGEAWRYRYPHHPLKDGDLLALGRTRLWALHTPGHTPEHLGFLFEAPGHTPRLLSGDALFVGDLGRPDLLDEVAGGADTRFEGARQMFTTLQRLLGELPGTTEIWPGHGAGSACGRSLGSEPSSTLAQEQRGAWWGEPLARGDLEAFCRALLEDQPDAPEYFGRMKRMNLEGPPPLGEPEPLMPLDPDRLGSLRLLDVRPLEAYRAGSAAGALHLPAGSHFETWAGWLLDPAEEHALLGVGMHEAERLRRQLWQVGIDRVRGYLEDLSRLPQAPLPGVTPSALEALEDAVIVDVRARSEYAGGHIPGARQIHTGRLRARLQDLPRERPLVVHCQSGARSAAAASLLRSHGFDNVLDLEGGYAAWLRHRTTQPQ; this is encoded by the coding sequence ATGTTCTTTGAGCGGATCTTTGACCCGGATCTGGCCCAGGCCAGTTTCATCGTAGGAGACGCGGGCAGCCGAGAAGTCGCCGTCATCGACCCCGGGCGTGACCCGACGCCTTACCTCGAGCTGCTGAGTGCTCAACGGCTACGGCTGCGCGCGGTGCTCGAGACGCACGTGCACGCCGATTACCTCTCCGGAGCGCGCGAGCTGGCCGACCTGACCGGAGCGGCCCTTTACCTCTCCGCCGAGGGCGGCGAGGCCTGGCGTTACCGCTACCCGCATCATCCGCTCAAAGACGGCGATCTGCTCGCCCTGGGCCGCACGCGCCTGTGGGCGCTGCACACCCCCGGCCACACGCCCGAGCACCTGGGCTTTCTGTTCGAAGCACCCGGCCACACGCCGCGCCTGCTGAGCGGTGACGCCCTGTTCGTGGGCGACCTGGGCCGCCCGGACCTGCTCGACGAGGTCGCAGGCGGAGCGGATACGCGCTTCGAGGGAGCCCGGCAGATGTTTACGACCCTGCAACGCCTGCTGGGCGAGCTGCCCGGCACGACCGAGATCTGGCCGGGGCACGGAGCGGGCAGCGCCTGCGGCCGCTCGCTGGGCTCCGAGCCCTCGAGCACCCTGGCTCAGGAGCAGCGCGGCGCGTGGTGGGGCGAACCGCTCGCGCGCGGCGACCTCGAGGCGTTCTGCCGCGCTCTGCTCGAGGACCAGCCGGACGCGCCCGAGTACTTCGGGCGCATGAAGCGCATGAACCTTGAGGGGCCGCCGCCGCTGGGCGAGCCCGAACCGCTGATGCCGCTCGACCCGGACCGCCTGGGAAGCCTGCGGCTGCTGGACGTGCGTCCGCTCGAGGCGTACCGCGCCGGGAGTGCTGCCGGGGCGCTGCACCTGCCCGCCGGGTCCCACTTCGAGACCTGGGCGGGCTGGCTGCTCGACCCGGCCGAGGAACACGCGCTGCTGGGCGTGGGGATGCACGAGGCCGAACGCTTGCGGCGACAGCTGTGGCAGGTCGGGATCGACCGGGTCCGCGGTTACCTCGAGGACCTCTCCCGGCTGCCACAGGCTCCGCTGCCCGGCGTGACCCCCTCTGCCCTGGAAGCACTCGAGGACGCGGTGATCGTGGACGTGCGTGCCCGCAGCGAGTACGCGGGCGGACACATTCCCGGAGCGCGCCAGATTCATACGGGCCGCCTGCGCGCCCGGCTCCAGGACCTGCCGCGCGAGCGTCCGTTGGTCGTGCACTGCCAGTCCGGCGCGCGCAGCGCAGCGGCTGCCAGCCTGCTGCGCTCACACGGGTTTGACAACGTGCTCGACCTCGAGGGAGGATACGCGGCCTGGCTACGCCACCGAACGACGCAGCCGCAGTGA